One Hevea brasiliensis isolate MT/VB/25A 57/8 chromosome 5, ASM3005281v1, whole genome shotgun sequence genomic region harbors:
- the LOC110658149 gene encoding uncharacterized protein LOC110658149 isoform X2, giving the protein MSARTLRRRLHHGDVDGKREEHFDSSGYDGLSEPLLGTREHDDMPTVGLTIEDIWNAEQRREGIHWTLILSQLIADWAQWLGSGSLIGRLLPFVGQSGSSKNLLHPYLNPLQEERLRNLQQRLGVPFDGSQVEHQDALKQLWGLAYPGRELPSLKSELWKEMGWQGSDPSTDFRGGGFISLENLIFFAKKYPDSFQRLLHKKDGNRVEWEYPFAVAGINISFMLVQMLDLQTGKPSTLAGIKFVELLAGDEMAFDNLYCVAFQMMDAQWLAKRASYMEFNDVLKSTRMQLERELALEDVYSVKDLPAYNLLRG; this is encoded by the exons ATGTCGGCAAGAACTTTGAGGAGGAGACTTCATCACGGGGATGTTGATGGAAAAAGGGAAGAGCATTTTGACTCGTCAGGTTATGATGGCTTGAGCGAACCTCTACTTGGTACTCGCGAACACGATGATATGCCTACAGTA GGACTCACAATAGAAGATATTTGGAATGCTGAACAGAGGAGGGAAGGCATCCACTGGACGTTGATATTATCACAGTTGATTGCGGATTGGGCACAATGGTTAG GTTCTGGATCACTTATCGGACGGCTTTTACCTTTTGTTGGTCAAAGTGGATCAAGCAAGAATCTTCTTCATCCTTATCTTAATCCTTTACAG GAAGAAAGACTCAGAAATCTGCAGCAAAGGCTGGGAGTGCCTTTTGATGGTTCTCAAGTGGAGCATCAA GATGCACTTAAACAATTGTGGGGATTGGCTTATCCTGGTAGGGAGCTTCCATCTCTTAAATCCGAGCTTTGGAAGGAGATGGGCTGGCAAGGTTCAGACCCCTCTACTGATTTTCG GGGTGGTGGATTTATATCATTGGAGAATCTAATCTTTTTTGCAAAGAAATATCCG GACTCATTTCAGAGATTGTTACATAAGAAAGATGGAAACAGAGTTGAGTGGGAGTATCCGTTTGCTGTGGCTGGCATAAACATTTCCTTTATGCTGGTACAAATGTTGGATCTTCAAACTg GAAAGCCATCCACTCTGGCAGGAATCAAATTTGTAGAATTACTTGCAGGAGATGAAATGGCGTTTGACAACCTCTATTGTGTAGCCTTTCAAATGATGGATGCTCAATGGCTTGCAAAGCGTGCTTCTTACATGGAATTTAAT GATGTTTTGAAGTCCACAAGGATGCAGTTAGAACGTGAGCTTGCCCTTGAAGATGTCTATAGTGTGAAAGATTTACCAGCATACAATCTGTTGAGAGGATAA
- the LOC110658149 gene encoding uncharacterized protein LOC110658149 isoform X1 — protein sequence MSARTLRRRLHHGDVDGKREEHFDSSGYDGLSEPLLGTREHDDMPTVGLTIEDIWNAEQRREGIHWTLILSQLIADWAQWLANIVLGSGSLIGRLLPFVGQSGSSKNLLHPYLNPLQEERLRNLQQRLGVPFDGSQVEHQDALKQLWGLAYPGRELPSLKSELWKEMGWQGSDPSTDFRGGGFISLENLIFFAKKYPDSFQRLLHKKDGNRVEWEYPFAVAGINISFMLVQMLDLQTGKPSTLAGIKFVELLAGDEMAFDNLYCVAFQMMDAQWLAKRASYMEFNDVLKSTRMQLERELALEDVYSVKDLPAYNLLRG from the exons ATGTCGGCAAGAACTTTGAGGAGGAGACTTCATCACGGGGATGTTGATGGAAAAAGGGAAGAGCATTTTGACTCGTCAGGTTATGATGGCTTGAGCGAACCTCTACTTGGTACTCGCGAACACGATGATATGCCTACAGTA GGACTCACAATAGAAGATATTTGGAATGCTGAACAGAGGAGGGAAGGCATCCACTGGACGTTGATATTATCACAGTTGATTGCGGATTGGGCACAATGGTTAG CAAATATTGTCCTAGGTTCTGGATCACTTATCGGACGGCTTTTACCTTTTGTTGGTCAAAGTGGATCAAGCAAGAATCTTCTTCATCCTTATCTTAATCCTTTACAG GAAGAAAGACTCAGAAATCTGCAGCAAAGGCTGGGAGTGCCTTTTGATGGTTCTCAAGTGGAGCATCAA GATGCACTTAAACAATTGTGGGGATTGGCTTATCCTGGTAGGGAGCTTCCATCTCTTAAATCCGAGCTTTGGAAGGAGATGGGCTGGCAAGGTTCAGACCCCTCTACTGATTTTCG GGGTGGTGGATTTATATCATTGGAGAATCTAATCTTTTTTGCAAAGAAATATCCG GACTCATTTCAGAGATTGTTACATAAGAAAGATGGAAACAGAGTTGAGTGGGAGTATCCGTTTGCTGTGGCTGGCATAAACATTTCCTTTATGCTGGTACAAATGTTGGATCTTCAAACTg GAAAGCCATCCACTCTGGCAGGAATCAAATTTGTAGAATTACTTGCAGGAGATGAAATGGCGTTTGACAACCTCTATTGTGTAGCCTTTCAAATGATGGATGCTCAATGGCTTGCAAAGCGTGCTTCTTACATGGAATTTAAT GATGTTTTGAAGTCCACAAGGATGCAGTTAGAACGTGAGCTTGCCCTTGAAGATGTCTATAGTGTGAAAGATTTACCAGCATACAATCTGTTGAGAGGATAA
- the LOC110658243 gene encoding protein DETOXIFICATION 24-like — MLTKITQFGMLVVTQAFIGHTGKLELAAYSIMQIIVVRLGQGTLTGMSKCNRDCGQAFQAKQCHMMATVLLLVFIFSSRIFKLLGQKEDKANKAGEMSLWFIPYLYFLAFNQAISKFSLTQLKNMIAGWLSAISFALHFLLSWIFVVKLNLGIHGAMCSIIVLSWLIVIGDLVYVLGSCCPETWKGFNVAVFSDLLSMLKPSLSSGVMLW; from the exons ATGTTAACAAAGATTACTCAATTTGGAATGCTTGTGGTAACACAGGCTTTTATTGGACACACTGGAAAACTAGAACTTGCAGCTTATTCAATCATGCAAATCATCGTTGTGCGATTAGGACAAGGAACTCTG ACAGGGATGTCAAAGTGCAACAGAGACTGTGGGCAAGCATTTCAAGCAAAGCAATGCCACATGATGG CAACAGTCCTGCTTCTTGTGTTTATCTTCTCGTCACGAATCTTCAAGCTACTAGGACAGAAAGAAGATAAAGCTAACAAAGCTGGGGAGATGTCGCTATGGTTCATTCCATATCTATATTTTTTGGCATTTAACCAGGCCATCAGTAAGTTCTCACTAACTCAGCTAAAAAACATGATTGCTGGGTGGCTTTCTGCTATTTCATTTGCGCTTCATTTCCTACTGTCATGGATCTTTGTGGTTAAACTAAACCTGGGGATTCATGGTGCAATGTGTTCGATTATTGTATTGAGTtggttaattgtgattggagactTAGTGTATGTACTTGGTAGCTGTTGCCCTGAAACATGGAAAGGTTTCAATGTtgctgtcttctctgatttattatccatgttaaagccttcaTTATCCTCAGGTGTGATGCTTTGGTGA
- the LOC110658148 gene encoding protein DETOXIFICATION 21-like has protein sequence MCCYYAVGVPVGVILGFVAHLQVKGIWIGMILGEIMQVITLGYITSRTNWEEQVEKASERLNRFLKPSEEFSKSSAHE, from the exons ATGTGTTGCTATTACGCTGTTGGGGTCCCTGTAGGTGTTATTCTTGGATTTGTAGCTCATCTGCAAGTAAAG gGAATTTGGATTGGAATGATACTTGGAGAAATAATGCAAGTAATAACACTTGGCTATATCACCTCAAGAACTAACTGGGAGGAACAG GTTGAAAAGGCATCAGAACGTCTGAATCGATTCTTGAAACCTTCAGAAGAGTTTAGTAAAAGTTCTGCTcatgaataa